The proteins below come from a single Mangifera indica cultivar Alphonso chromosome 16, CATAS_Mindica_2.1, whole genome shotgun sequence genomic window:
- the LOC123198629 gene encoding serine/threonine-protein kinase ATG1t-like isoform X1, whose translation MSNFQTAVDPETSQNISNNLTKLAGNYLLKSKLGESPSSTVWKAEHVSSGDVVAVKQIYLHKLNKHLRSCLDCELNFLSSVRHPNIIRLFEVFQAETCIFLVVEFCAGGNLASYIQQHGTLPELTARKFMQQLGAGLEILHSHHIIHRDLKPENILLSHAEDGVVLKISDFGLSSNLHPGKCAEKVCGSPLYMAPEVLQFLRYDEKVDMWSVGAILFELLNGYPPFHGRNNVQLLQNIKSSTHLPFSQCILPWLHPDCLDMCLKLLSKNPVDRMSFSEFYQHRFLRRKEWETDTNF comes from the exons atgaGCAACTTTCAGACCGCAGTGGACCCTGAAACGTCACAAAATATCTCCAATAACTTAACTAAACTAGCTGGAAACTACCTGTTGAAATCGAAGCTTGGGGAGAGTCCTTCCTCCACGGTGTGGAAAGCGGAGCACGTGTCATCGGGAGATGTAGTTGCGGTGAAGCAAATTTATCTCCACAAACTGAACAAACACCTGAGGAGTTGCTTGGACTGTGagcttaattttctttcttctgtaaGGCACCCCAACATAATTCGCCTTTTCGAGGTGTTCCAG GCTGAAACTTGCATATTCCTTGTTGTTGAGTTTTGTGCTGGGGGAAATCTTGCTTCTTATATTCAGCAACATGGGACACTTCCGGAGCTGACTGCCAGAAAATTTATGCAGCAGCTTG GAGCTGGCTTGGAAATTCTACATTCTCACCACATTATTCACAGGGACTTGAAACCAGAG AACATTCTACTATCTCATGCAGAGGATGGTGTGGTGCTCAAGATATCTGATTTTGGTCTTTCAAG CAATCTCCATCCGGGCAAGTGTGCTGAGAAAGTATGTGGATCGCCATTATACATGGCTCCTGAAGTTCTGCAATTTCTTAGATATGATGAAAAG GTAGACATGTGGAGTGTTGGTGCAATTCTTTTCGAGCTTCTTAATGGCTACCCACCCTTTCATGGTAGGAATAATGTCCAG TTGCTGCAGAACATCAAGTCATCTACACATCTACCATTCTCTCAGTGTATTCTACCCTGGTTGCATCCAGACTGCCTTGATATGTGTTTAAAACTACTTTCTAAAAATCCAG TGGATCGTATGTCCTTTAGTGAATTCTATCAGCATAGATTCCTGAGAAGAAAAGAGTGGGAAACTGACACCAACTTTTGA
- the LOC123198629 gene encoding serine/threonine-protein kinase ATG1t-like isoform X2, with translation MSNFQTAVDPETSQNISNNLTKLAGNYLLKSKLGESPSSTVWKAEHVSSGDVVAVKQIYLHKLNKHLRSCLDCELNFLSSVRHPNIIRLFEVFQAETCIFLVVEFCAGGNLASYIQQHGTLPELTARKFMQQLGAGLEILHSHHIIHRDLKPENILLSHAEDGVVLKISDFGLSSNLHPGKCAEKVCGSPLYMAPEVLQFLRYDEKVDMWSVGAILFELLNGYPPFHGRNNVQLLQNIKSSTHLPFSQCILPWLHPDCLDMCLKLLSKNPGFTFCGSYVL, from the exons atgaGCAACTTTCAGACCGCAGTGGACCCTGAAACGTCACAAAATATCTCCAATAACTTAACTAAACTAGCTGGAAACTACCTGTTGAAATCGAAGCTTGGGGAGAGTCCTTCCTCCACGGTGTGGAAAGCGGAGCACGTGTCATCGGGAGATGTAGTTGCGGTGAAGCAAATTTATCTCCACAAACTGAACAAACACCTGAGGAGTTGCTTGGACTGTGagcttaattttctttcttctgtaaGGCACCCCAACATAATTCGCCTTTTCGAGGTGTTCCAG GCTGAAACTTGCATATTCCTTGTTGTTGAGTTTTGTGCTGGGGGAAATCTTGCTTCTTATATTCAGCAACATGGGACACTTCCGGAGCTGACTGCCAGAAAATTTATGCAGCAGCTTG GAGCTGGCTTGGAAATTCTACATTCTCACCACATTATTCACAGGGACTTGAAACCAGAG AACATTCTACTATCTCATGCAGAGGATGGTGTGGTGCTCAAGATATCTGATTTTGGTCTTTCAAG CAATCTCCATCCGGGCAAGTGTGCTGAGAAAGTATGTGGATCGCCATTATACATGGCTCCTGAAGTTCTGCAATTTCTTAGATATGATGAAAAG GTAGACATGTGGAGTGTTGGTGCAATTCTTTTCGAGCTTCTTAATGGCTACCCACCCTTTCATGGTAGGAATAATGTCCAG TTGCTGCAGAACATCAAGTCATCTACACATCTACCATTCTCTCAGTGTATTCTACCCTGGTTGCATCCAGACTGCCTTGATATGTGTTTAAAACTACTTTCTAAAAATCCAGGTTTTACTTTTTG TGGATCGTATGTCCTTTAG
- the LOC123198629 gene encoding serine/threonine-protein kinase ATG1t-like isoform X3, translating into MSNFQTAVDPETSQNISNNLTKLAGNYLLKSKLGESPSSTVWKAEHVSSGDVVAVKQIYLHKLNKHLRSCLDCELNFLSSVRHPNIIRLFEVFQAETCIFLVVEFCAGGNLASYIQQHGTLPELTARKFMQQLGAGLEILHSHHIIHRDLKPENILLSHAEDGVVLKISDFGLSSNLHPGKCAEKVCGSPLYMAPEVLQFLRYDEKVDMWSVGAILFELLNGYPPFHVAAEHQVIYTSTILSVYSTLVASRLP; encoded by the exons atgaGCAACTTTCAGACCGCAGTGGACCCTGAAACGTCACAAAATATCTCCAATAACTTAACTAAACTAGCTGGAAACTACCTGTTGAAATCGAAGCTTGGGGAGAGTCCTTCCTCCACGGTGTGGAAAGCGGAGCACGTGTCATCGGGAGATGTAGTTGCGGTGAAGCAAATTTATCTCCACAAACTGAACAAACACCTGAGGAGTTGCTTGGACTGTGagcttaattttctttcttctgtaaGGCACCCCAACATAATTCGCCTTTTCGAGGTGTTCCAG GCTGAAACTTGCATATTCCTTGTTGTTGAGTTTTGTGCTGGGGGAAATCTTGCTTCTTATATTCAGCAACATGGGACACTTCCGGAGCTGACTGCCAGAAAATTTATGCAGCAGCTTG GAGCTGGCTTGGAAATTCTACATTCTCACCACATTATTCACAGGGACTTGAAACCAGAG AACATTCTACTATCTCATGCAGAGGATGGTGTGGTGCTCAAGATATCTGATTTTGGTCTTTCAAG CAATCTCCATCCGGGCAAGTGTGCTGAGAAAGTATGTGGATCGCCATTATACATGGCTCCTGAAGTTCTGCAATTTCTTAGATATGATGAAAAG GTAGACATGTGGAGTGTTGGTGCAATTCTTTTCGAGCTTCTTAATGGCTACCCACCCTTTCATG TTGCTGCAGAACATCAAGTCATCTACACATCTACCATTCTCTCAGTGTATTCTACCCTGGTTGCATCCAGACTGCCTTGA
- the LOC123198921 gene encoding protein NODULATION SIGNALING PATHWAY 2-like, whose protein sequence is MAKLQDYILETECFFHGEDPISAKTIPDDEILDNENQERLLQIETELMDFASISQHSVSGSPGSSLEKELSPGMVKATEEKVLNEAQGELIEETSITDLLMMGAEAVEARNHVLSSAIIAKLNNLLSEGENCDNPFHRLALFFTQGLFYKSIDAPDKFQEPVAKQEDILATFQVLQELSPYVKFAHFTANQAILEATEGDAEIHVIDFNIMDGIQWPPLMVDLASRKNVVSLRVTAIITDWETSVNVQQAGRRLKEFAESIHFQFTFDQMPMMTDKNFQSLEAGHTLIANCMMHQLHIPKRSRLLVKTFIDGVTKLSPKILILVEEELFNFTRTPSMSFVEFFCEAVHHYTALSDSLVSSFCKNSEAGLRQIEKVFLGIRILDTLSQFPSSDEEKMQWGKGYDCLREFKPITMSFCNISQAKFLASLFRGGYWVQNEKWKLTLCWKSRPLTTVSIWVPISTSR, encoded by the coding sequence ATGGCAAAGCTCCAGGATTATATCTTGGAAACTGAATGCTTTTTCCATGGTGAAGATCCCATCTCTGCAAAGACAATTCCAGATGATGAGATTCTTGACAATGAGAACCAGGAAAGATTGCTCCAGATAGAGACAGAGCTCATGGATTTTGCTTCAATTAGTCAGCATTCAGTGAGCGGCAGCCCTGGGAGTTCCTTGGAAAAAGAACTGAGTCCAGGAATGGTTAAAGCAACAGAAGAGAAAGTTTTGAATGAAGCCCAGGGAGAGTTGATTGAAGAAACCAGTATAACTGATCTCTTGATGATGGGAGCTGAAGCTGTTGAAGCGCGAAATCATGTTCTGTCTTCAGCCATTATTGCAAAACTCAACAATCTGTTAAGTGAAGGGGAAAATTGCGATAATCCTTTTCATCGGCTGGCTTTGTTCTTCACTCAGGGCCTCTTTTATAAGAGCATTGATGCTCCTGATAAATTCCAGGAGCCTGTTGCTAAACAGGAAGACATTTTGGCCACTTTCCAGGTGCTCCAGGAACTCTCCCCATATGTTAAATTTGCTCATTTCACAGCCAACCAAGCAATCCTGGAAGCCACAGAGGGTGATGCAGAAATTCATGTCATTGATTTCAATATCATGGACGGGATTCAATGGCCGCCTTTGATGGTTGATCTTGCATCAAGAAAGAATGTTGTTTCTCTTAGAGTAACAGCCATCATAACTGACTGGGAAACTTCAGTAAATGTTCAGCAAGCAGGAAGAAGACTTAAAGAATTTGCAGAATCAATCCATTTTCAATTCACATTCGATCAGATGCCAATGATGActgacaaaaattttcaatcactCGAAGCCGGCCACACTCTGATAGCCAATTGCATGATGCATCAGCTTCACATCCCTAAAAGAAGCCGCTTACTGGTGAAAACTTTCATTGATGGTGTGACAAAACTCTCACCAAAAATTCTCATTTTAGTGGAGGAAGAACTTTTCAATTTTACAAGAACTCCGTCAATGTCATTTGTGGAATTTTTCTGTGAGGCCGTCCACCATTATACAGCACTTTCTGATTCACTGGTAAGCAGTTTTTGCAAGAACTCTGAAGCAGGATTAAGGCAGATAGAAAAAGTGTTTCTGGGGATCAGAATTCTGGACACTCTGAGCCAATTTCCTTCTTCAGATGAAGAGAAAATGCAATGGGGAAAAGGGTATGACTGTTTACGAGAATTCAAGCCCATAACTATGAGTTTTTGCAACATTTCCCAGGCGAAGTTCCTGGCGAGCCTCTTCAGAGGAGGCTATTGGGTACAAAATGAGAAGTGGAAGCTGACTCTGTGCTGGAAATCTAGGCCTCTGACCACAGTTTCCATTTGGGTGCCAATTTCAACATCAAGGTGA